CATACCCTGTTCGACGATGTCATACCGTTCTGGATGAAGAATTCCCCCGACCGTGAGTACGGCGGTTATTTCACCCTGCTCGACCGGGACGGTACCCCGTACAGCACCGACAAGTTCATGTGGCCGCAGGCGCGCGAGGTATGGTTTTTCTCGACCCTCTGCCATACGGTGGAGAAGCGGCCCGAATGGCTTGAGATGGCAAAGCTCGGCTGGGATTTCATCATCAAACACGCTTTCCACGAAAGCGGGCGGGCGTATTACAGCTTCAAGCGTGACGGCACACCGCTTACCATGCCGCGCAAGATTTTTTCCGAAACGTTCATCATCATCGCAGGCGTTCGTTACGCCCTGGTCACCGGTGACCAGGATGCAGCCCGTCTCGCCCGCGGTCTCTACAGAAAGGTCGTCCAGTGGGCAGAAACACCGGTCGCAGGAAGCCAGAAAGCGATTCAGGGCGCCCGTTCCATGATCGATCACGCGATCCCCATGATTCTTCTCAACGTGACAAGGGAGATGACGCTCCTCGACGGCGAAACGGACGAATACCGCGCGGTAACAGACCGGTGTCTTACGAAAGTGCTCGACCTCCATGTTCATCCCGAACGGAAGCTCCTCTTCGAGCAGGTGGCGCCGGACGGCTCGCTGATGCTCGACATCCCCGAGGGGCGTCT
This is a stretch of genomic DNA from bacterium. It encodes these proteins:
- a CDS encoding AGE family epimerase/isomerase, whose amino-acid sequence is MDAAKITNLRKHYEHTLFDDVIPFWMKNSPDREYGGYFTLLDRDGTPYSTDKFMWPQAREVWFFSTLCHTVEKRPEWLEMAKLGWDFIIKHAFHESGRAYYSFKRDGTPLTMPRKIFSETFIIIAGVRYALVTGDQDAARLARGLYRKVVQWAETPVAGSQKAIQGARSMIDHAIPMILLNVTREMTLLDGETDEYRAVTDRCLTKVLDLHVHPERKLLFEQVAPDGSLMLDIPEGRLVLPGHAIESSWFLMQEGVARKDKSIIGRACDMMIWMLEFGWDKEFGGLFYFLDSEGKPPLPLEWDMKLWWCHNEALYALLLAHKLKGDPIYEQWYDRVHEYSFTHHPDPEYGEWFGYLHRDGTVSHRFKGSSWKCCFHLPRQLLYSWLLLKEMEK